The Lysobacter gummosus genome includes a region encoding these proteins:
- the zwf gene encoding glucose-6-phosphate dehydrogenase, whose amino-acid sequence MSVYSVPTPSQAPHLAPLAPFDLVIFGGTGDLALRKLLPALFHRYADGQIVAGTRIVAIARDTQSDEDYRGRVRDALAKFANLDARESQSVEGFLSLLLYRRLDLSSDSGWPEFSAEFAGDERVRVFYLAVGPDLFGVVADRLQSHGLVSPKTRVVVEKPLGKDGVSADAINDALARVFAETQIFRIDHYLGKETVQNLTALRFGNALFEPLWKAEHIDHVQITVAETVGVESRAPYYDKSGALRDMVQNHLLQLLCLVAMEPPSSLAADAIRDEKLKVLRALRPIVNGNAAQSTVRGQYKAGAVDGTAVPGYAQELGAQSLTETFVAIKAEVKNWRWAGVPFYLRTGKRLGERVSEIVVTFRQVPHSIFEDLTDQDPSSRLQPNKLVLRLQPDEGVKLWLMNKVPGPGGLRLRHVPLDMSFAAAFGGRQADAYERLLMDVVRGNPMLFMRRDEVDAAWKWIDPIRAAWAAGAEAPRPYTAGSWGPSAAVALIERDGRTWHEDAG is encoded by the coding sequence ATGAGCGTCTACTCCGTGCCGACTCCCTCGCAAGCCCCGCATCTGGCGCCGCTGGCCCCGTTCGATCTGGTGATTTTCGGCGGCACCGGCGACCTGGCCCTGCGCAAGCTGCTGCCGGCGCTGTTCCATCGGTATGCCGACGGCCAGATCGTCGCCGGCACCCGCATCGTGGCGATCGCCCGCGACACCCAGAGCGACGAGGACTACCGCGGCCGGGTGCGCGACGCGCTGGCCAAGTTCGCCAATCTGGACGCGCGCGAGTCGCAGTCGGTGGAAGGCTTCCTGTCGCTGCTGCTGTATCGCCGCCTGGATCTGAGTTCCGACAGCGGCTGGCCGGAGTTCTCCGCCGAATTCGCCGGCGACGAACGCGTGCGGGTGTTCTACCTCGCGGTCGGCCCGGACCTGTTCGGCGTGGTCGCCGATCGCCTGCAGTCGCATGGCCTGGTCAGTCCCAAGACCCGCGTGGTGGTGGAAAAACCGCTGGGCAAGGACGGCGTCAGCGCCGATGCGATCAACGACGCGCTGGCGCGCGTGTTCGCCGAAACGCAAATCTTCCGCATCGACCATTACCTCGGCAAGGAGACGGTGCAGAACCTCACCGCGCTGCGCTTCGGCAATGCCTTGTTCGAGCCGCTGTGGAAGGCCGAGCATATCGACCACGTGCAGATCACCGTGGCCGAAACGGTGGGCGTGGAATCGCGTGCGCCGTACTACGACAAATCCGGCGCGCTGCGCGACATGGTCCAGAACCATCTGCTGCAGCTGCTGTGCCTGGTGGCGATGGAGCCGCCGTCCTCGCTGGCCGCCGACGCGATCCGCGACGAAAAACTGAAAGTGCTGCGCGCGCTGCGCCCGATCGTAAACGGCAACGCGGCGCAGTCCACCGTGCGCGGCCAGTACAAGGCCGGCGCGGTCGATGGCACCGCGGTGCCGGGCTACGCGCAGGAACTGGGCGCGCAGTCGCTGACGGAAACCTTCGTCGCGATCAAGGCCGAAGTGAAGAACTGGCGCTGGGCCGGCGTGCCGTTCTACCTGCGCACCGGCAAGCGCCTGGGCGAGCGGGTGTCGGAGATCGTGGTGACCTTCCGCCAGGTGCCGCATTCGATCTTCGAGGATCTGACCGATCAGGATCCGTCCAGCCGCCTGCAACCGAACAAGCTGGTGCTGCGCCTGCAGCCCGACGAGGGCGTGAAGCTGTGGCTCATGAACAAGGTGCCCGGCCCCGGCGGCCTGCGCCTGCGCCACGTGCCGCTGGACATGAGTTTCGCCGCGGCCTTCGGCGGCCGTCAGGCCGACGCCTACGAGCGTTTGCTGATGGACGTGGTGCGCGGCAATCCGATGTTGTTCATGCGCCGCGACGAAGTCGACGCGGCCTGGAAGTGGATCGACCCGATCCGCGCCGCCTGGGCCGCGGGCGCCGAAGCGCCGCGCCCGTACACGGCCGGCAGTTGGGGTCCGAGCGCCGCGGTGGCGCTGATCGAACGCGATGGGAGAACGTGGCATGAAGATGCAGGCTGA
- a CDS encoding SIS domain-containing protein: MYAEANESGDAVARQFAANADIIDDLVERLRKQPPRFIVTCARGSSDHAATYGKYLFETQLGLVTASASPSVGSVYAIKPKLEGALFVAISQSGKSPDLLRNAEIAKAAGAHVVALVNVADSPLAQLADTVLGLHAGPEKSVAATKSYLCSLAALLQLTARWSNDAGLFNAVHALPDALREATRQDWSPLVEGLVDARNLFVLGRGLGLAAAQEAALKFKETCGLHAEAFSSAEVKHGPMAIVGPGFPVLAFAQDDGTGDSTVAVAREFRARGAPVWLAAPGISGGDALPLARSSHPAMTPLITVASFYKAVNALSVARGHNPDLPPHLNKVTETV, translated from the coding sequence ATGTACGCCGAAGCCAACGAGTCGGGCGACGCGGTCGCGCGCCAATTCGCCGCCAACGCCGACATCATCGACGACCTGGTCGAACGCCTGCGCAAACAGCCGCCGCGCTTCATCGTCACCTGCGCGCGCGGCAGCTCCGATCACGCCGCGACTTACGGCAAGTACCTGTTCGAAACGCAACTGGGCTTGGTCACCGCATCGGCCTCGCCTTCGGTCGGCTCGGTGTACGCGATCAAGCCCAAGCTCGAAGGCGCGCTGTTCGTGGCGATCTCGCAGTCGGGCAAGAGCCCGGACCTGCTGCGCAACGCCGAGATCGCCAAGGCCGCCGGCGCGCACGTGGTGGCGCTGGTCAACGTCGCCGATTCGCCGCTGGCGCAGCTGGCCGACACCGTGCTCGGCCTGCACGCCGGCCCGGAAAAGAGCGTCGCCGCGACCAAGAGCTATCTGTGCTCGCTGGCCGCGCTGCTGCAACTGACCGCGCGCTGGAGCAACGACGCCGGCCTGTTCAACGCCGTGCACGCGCTGCCCGACGCGCTGCGCGAGGCCACGCGTCAGGACTGGTCGCCGCTGGTCGAAGGCCTGGTCGATGCGCGCAACCTGTTCGTGCTCGGCCGCGGCCTGGGCCTGGCCGCGGCGCAGGAAGCGGCGCTGAAATTCAAGGAAACCTGCGGCCTGCACGCGGAAGCCTTCAGCAGCGCCGAGGTCAAGCACGGGCCGATGGCGATCGTCGGCCCCGGCTTCCCAGTGCTGGCCTTCGCCCAGGACGACGGCACCGGCGACAGCACGGTCGCGGTCGCGCGCGAGTTCCGCGCGCGCGGCGCACCGGTGTGGCTGGCCGCGCCGGGCATCAGCGGCGGCGATGCTTTGCCGCTTGCGCGCTCTTCGCATCCGGCGATGACCCCGCTGATCACCGTCGCCAGCTTCTACAAGGCGGTCAACGCACTGTCGGTGGCGCGCGGGCACAACCCGGACCTGCCGCCGCATCTGAACAAAGTCACCGAGACGGTTTGA
- the eda gene encoding bifunctional 4-hydroxy-2-oxoglutarate aldolase/2-dehydro-3-deoxy-phosphogluconate aldolase, with protein MSSMQDLQTRIAAVLALAPVVPVLVIDELKDAVPLARALVAGGLPAIEVTLRTPVALDAVRAIAAEVEGAAVGVGSVRRPSDFVDALKAGATFAVSPGSAAGLIAAARDIDLPWLPGAATASEAMALLEHGYTQLKFFPAESVGGATALKALGGPLPELRFCATGGIGVHNAHEYLALKNVPCVGGSWVAPPAAVKAGDWAKIEALAREAAALGR; from the coding sequence ATGAGTTCGATGCAGGATCTGCAAACGCGTATCGCCGCGGTGTTGGCGCTGGCGCCGGTGGTGCCGGTGTTGGTGATCGACGAGCTGAAGGACGCGGTGCCGTTGGCGCGGGCTTTGGTCGCGGGCGGTTTGCCGGCGATCGAGGTGACCTTGCGCACGCCGGTGGCGTTGGACGCGGTACGCGCGATCGCGGCCGAGGTCGAAGGCGCGGCGGTCGGCGTCGGCAGCGTGCGCCGGCCATCGGATTTCGTCGATGCCTTGAAAGCCGGTGCGACCTTCGCGGTGTCGCCGGGCAGCGCGGCGGGCTTGATCGCGGCCGCGCGCGACATCGATCTGCCCTGGCTGCCCGGCGCGGCGACGGCGTCGGAAGCGATGGCCTTGCTGGAGCATGGCTATACCCAGCTCAAGTTTTTCCCTGCCGAATCGGTCGGCGGCGCGACGGCGTTGAAGGCGCTCGGCGGGCCGCTGCCGGAACTGCGGTTTTGCGCGACCGGCGGGATCGGCGTGCACAACGCGCACGAGTATCTCGCGCTGAAGAACGTGCCTTGCGTGGGCGGTTCGTGGGTGGCGCCGCCGGCGGCGGTGAAGGCCGGCGATTGGGCGAAGATCGAGGCGCTGGCGAGGGAAGCGGCAGCGTTGGGGCGCTGA
- a CDS encoding HAD family hydrolase — MPAPARSTFLFDLDGTLVDSVYQHVLAWKQALDADGIPLSVWRIHRKIGMSGGLFTNILLRETGIDITPERIERLHRLHAQAYGQQATQIRPLPGAVELLAYLTENKIPWAIATSGRMETARHNLVALGVDPAVSVVITRDMVKYAKPDPDLFLAAADKLGADIEHSVVVGDSIWDLLAARRARALGVGLLSGGYGQDELERAGGFRVYEDPADLLKHIDEVAARP; from the coding sequence ATGCCCGCCCCCGCACGCAGCACCTTCCTGTTCGATCTCGACGGCACCCTGGTCGATAGCGTCTACCAGCACGTGCTGGCCTGGAAACAGGCGCTGGACGCCGACGGCATTCCGCTGTCGGTCTGGCGCATCCATCGCAAGATCGGCATGAGCGGCGGCTTGTTCACCAACATCCTGCTGCGCGAGACCGGAATCGACATCACCCCGGAACGGATCGAGCGCCTGCATCGGTTGCACGCGCAGGCCTACGGCCAGCAGGCCACGCAAATTCGCCCCTTGCCGGGCGCGGTCGAACTGCTCGCTTATCTGACCGAAAACAAGATCCCGTGGGCGATCGCCACCAGCGGCCGGATGGAAACCGCGCGCCACAATCTGGTCGCGCTCGGCGTCGATCCGGCGGTATCGGTGGTGATCACCCGCGACATGGTCAAGTACGCCAAGCCCGATCCGGATTTGTTCCTCGCCGCCGCGGACAAGCTCGGCGCCGATATCGAGCACTCGGTCGTGGTCGGCGACAGTATCTGGGATCTGCTCGCCGCGCGACGCGCGCGTGCGCTCGGCGTGGGGCTGTTGTCGGGCGGTTACGGCCAGGATGAACTCGAGCGCGCAGGCGGGTTTCGCGTATACGAGGATCCGGCGGATCTGCTCAAGCACATCGATGAAGTGGCGGCGCGGCCCTGA
- the edd gene encoding phosphogluconate dehydratase, which translates to MNTQLHPVVAQVTHRIAERSRARRNAYLARIDAAQSSGPHRRRLSCGNLAHGFAACASGDKAALRTGYAPNLGIVTSFNDMLSAHQPLERFPDLIKAAARDCGATAQVAGGVPAMCDGVTQGRDGMELSLFSRDVIAMSTAIALSHDMFDAGLYLGVCDKIVPGLLIGALHFGHLPGIFVPAGPMTSGLPNDEKSRVRQRYATGEASREELLEAEARSYHGPGTCTFYGTANSNQMLMELMGLHLPGSSFVHPNTPLRDALTALAAVRAAQITALGEDYRPIGRIVDERAIVNGVIGLHATGGSTNHLLHLIAMAAAAGIDLRLEDFDALSSAIPLLARVYPNGSADVNHFHAAGGLAYLIGELLDHGLLHGDVETVAGPGLARYRVEARLGDDGEVVYVPSTRESCDTAVLRPVAEPFRTDGGLRVLSGNLGTAAIKVSAVPEDRWVVEAPCRVFVEQHEVKQAFERGELDRDVIVVVRFQGPRANGMPELHQLTPTLSVLQKRGHRVALVTDGRMSGASGQVPAAIHVTPEAMSGGALAKLRDGDVLRVDAVAGTLQVIEPADWASRECATADLSSHHAGVGRELFAAFRDYAAPADRGAGVFGTVTL; encoded by the coding sequence GTGAATACCCAACTGCATCCCGTTGTCGCGCAAGTCACGCACCGTATCGCCGAACGCAGCCGCGCGCGCCGCAATGCTTATCTGGCCCGCATCGACGCGGCGCAGAGCAGCGGCCCGCATCGGCGACGCCTGTCTTGCGGCAATCTAGCGCACGGTTTCGCCGCCTGCGCCAGCGGCGACAAAGCCGCGCTGCGCACCGGTTACGCGCCCAACCTGGGCATCGTCACCTCGTTCAACGACATGCTCTCCGCGCATCAGCCGCTGGAGCGCTTTCCCGATCTGATCAAGGCCGCCGCGCGCGATTGCGGCGCCACCGCGCAGGTCGCCGGCGGCGTACCGGCGATGTGCGACGGCGTCACCCAGGGTCGCGACGGCATGGAGTTGTCGCTGTTCTCGCGCGACGTCATCGCCATGTCCACGGCGATCGCGTTGTCGCACGACATGTTCGACGCCGGCCTGTACCTGGGCGTGTGCGACAAGATCGTGCCGGGGTTGTTGATCGGCGCGCTGCATTTCGGCCATCTGCCGGGCATCTTCGTGCCGGCCGGGCCGATGACCTCGGGCCTGCCCAACGACGAAAAGTCGCGTGTGCGCCAGCGCTACGCGACCGGCGAGGCCTCGCGCGAGGAGTTGCTGGAAGCCGAGGCGCGCAGCTATCACGGCCCGGGCACCTGCACCTTCTACGGCACCGCCAATTCCAACCAGATGCTGATGGAGCTGATGGGCCTGCACCTGCCCGGTTCCAGCTTCGTCCATCCCAACACGCCGCTGCGCGACGCGCTGACCGCGCTGGCGGCGGTGCGCGCCGCGCAGATCACCGCGCTGGGCGAGGATTACCGGCCGATCGGCCGCATCGTCGATGAGCGCGCGATCGTCAACGGCGTGATCGGCCTGCACGCCACCGGCGGTTCGACCAATCACCTGCTGCATCTGATCGCCATGGCCGCCGCGGCCGGGATCGATCTGCGCCTGGAGGATTTCGATGCGCTGTCCTCGGCGATCCCGCTGCTGGCGCGCGTCTACCCGAACGGCAGCGCCGACGTGAATCATTTCCACGCCGCCGGCGGGCTGGCGTACCTGATCGGCGAACTGCTCGATCACGGCCTGTTGCACGGCGACGTCGAAACCGTCGCCGGTCCGGGGCTGGCGCGTTATCGCGTGGAAGCGCGATTGGGCGACGACGGCGAAGTGGTGTACGTGCCGAGCACGCGCGAAAGCTGCGACACCGCGGTGCTGCGTCCGGTCGCCGAACCCTTCCGCACCGACGGCGGCTTGCGCGTGCTCAGCGGCAATCTGGGCACCGCGGCGATCAAGGTCTCGGCGGTGCCGGAAGACCGCTGGGTCGTGGAAGCGCCGTGCCGGGTGTTCGTCGAACAGCATGAAGTGAAGCAGGCCTTCGAGCGCGGCGAACTGGATCGCGACGTGATCGTGGTCGTGCGTTTCCAGGGCCCGCGCGCCAACGGCATGCCGGAACTGCATCAGCTCACCCCGACCTTGTCGGTCTTGCAAAAGCGCGGCCATCGCGTCGCCCTGGTCACCGACGGCCGCATGTCCGGCGCCTCGGGTCAGGTGCCGGCGGCGATCCACGTCACCCCCGAAGCGATGAGCGGCGGCGCCCTGGCGAAGCTGCGCGACGGCGACGTGCTGCGGGTGGATGCGGTGGCCGGAACCTTGCAGGTGATCGAGCCGGCCGATTGGGCTTCGCGCGAATGCGCGACGGCCGATTTGTCTTCGCATCACGCCGGCGTGGGTCGCGAGTTGTTCGCGGCGTTCCGCGATTACGCCGCACCGGCCGATCGCGGCGCGGGGGTGTTTGGAACGGTGACGCTTTGA
- a CDS encoding LacI family DNA-binding transcriptional regulator — MRRPTIKDVAELAQVSLKTVSRVINDESGVRARTRARVHEAIAELEYRPDPSARSLRSAQPYALGVVYDNPNPYYIISVQNGVLAACRETGYGLQIHPCDSSSPLLAADLIDLVQGARLAGLVLAPPMSERMELVSELVAHGIKLVRIVSAAEDPKDGSPCVWVDDRDAAYDITEHLIQLGHQRIGFLWGGKSHRSSWERYKGYAQALNDYGIAEDENLVLPGDYSFDDGFRGARRLFALPDRPTAIFGSNDEIAAGVLAAAKSSGMHVPYDLSIAGFEDSPFSKQSWPTLTTARQATEEIARHAAYRLIAELRREGGDKPMDVPANEGFSPILVVRGSTAPPRPAQG; from the coding sequence GTGCGCCGACCGACCATCAAAGATGTTGCCGAACTCGCCCAGGTCTCGCTGAAGACCGTATCGCGGGTGATCAACGACGAATCCGGCGTGCGCGCCCGCACCCGCGCCCGCGTGCACGAGGCGATCGCCGAACTCGAATACCGGCCCGACCCGTCCGCGCGCAGCCTGCGCAGCGCCCAGCCGTATGCGCTGGGGGTGGTCTACGACAACCCGAATCCGTACTACATCATCAGCGTCCAGAACGGCGTGCTCGCCGCCTGCCGCGAAACCGGCTACGGCCTGCAGATCCATCCCTGCGATTCGTCCTCGCCGTTGCTGGCCGCCGACCTGATCGATCTGGTCCAGGGCGCGCGCCTGGCCGGGCTGGTGCTGGCGCCGCCGATGTCCGAGCGCATGGAGCTGGTCAGCGAGCTGGTCGCGCACGGCATCAAGCTGGTGCGCATCGTTTCGGCCGCGGAGGACCCCAAGGACGGCTCGCCCTGCGTATGGGTGGACGACCGCGACGCCGCCTACGACATCACCGAGCACCTGATCCAGCTCGGCCACCAGCGCATCGGTTTCCTGTGGGGCGGCAAATCGCACCGCTCCAGTTGGGAGCGCTACAAGGGCTATGCCCAGGCGCTGAACGACTACGGCATCGCCGAAGACGAAAACCTGGTGCTGCCGGGCGACTATTCCTTCGACGACGGCTTCCGTGGCGCGCGGCGTTTGTTCGCGCTGCCCGACCGGCCGACCGCGATCTTCGGCAGCAACGACGAAATCGCCGCCGGCGTGTTGGCGGCGGCGAAGTCTTCCGGCATGCATGTGCCTTACGACCTGTCGATCGCCGGGTTCGAAGACAGCCCGTTCTCGAAGCAATCCTGGCCGACGCTGACCACGGCGCGGCAGGCGACGGAAGAAATCGCGCGCCATGCGGCGTATCGGTTGATCGCGGAGTTGCGGCGCGAGGGCGGGGACAAGCCGATGGACGTTCCGGCCAACGAAGGTTTCAGCCCGATCCTGGTGGTTCGCGGATCGACGGCGCCGCCGCGTCCGGCGCAGGGCTAA
- a CDS encoding GntR family transcriptional regulator, producing the protein MQGYLESEFRRQSDARRAPAYQHLRRTLQHAIDNGELTAGQALPGERELGKLLDLSRVTVRKAIAGLVEDGLLVQRQGAGTFVAERIVKSFSRLTSFTDDLRARGLDPRSTFLERGVGEVTPEEAMALNLSPGAQVIRYYRLRTAENVALALERTVVPVAVLSNPDLVENSLYEAFAKLGIRPARALQRLRAIAFDAEQARLMNLPEGAPGLFIERRTFLDDGRVVEFTRSFYRGDAYDFVAELQSETTP; encoded by the coding sequence ATGCAGGGCTATCTCGAAAGCGAATTCCGCCGCCAGTCCGATGCGCGCCGCGCGCCGGCGTACCAGCACCTGCGCCGGACCCTGCAGCACGCGATCGACAACGGCGAGCTGACCGCCGGCCAGGCCCTGCCCGGCGAGCGCGAGCTCGGCAAGCTGCTGGACCTGTCGCGGGTGACGGTGCGCAAGGCCATCGCCGGGCTGGTCGAGGACGGGCTGCTGGTGCAGCGCCAGGGCGCCGGCACCTTCGTCGCCGAGCGCATCGTCAAATCGTTCTCGCGCCTGACCAGCTTCACCGACGACCTGCGCGCGCGCGGGCTGGACCCGCGTTCGACCTTCCTCGAGCGCGGCGTCGGCGAGGTCACGCCGGAAGAAGCCATGGCGCTGAATCTGTCGCCGGGCGCGCAAGTGATCCGCTATTACCGTTTGCGGACTGCCGAGAACGTGGCGCTCGCACTCGAACGGACGGTGGTCCCTGTCGCGGTGCTTTCGAATCCTGACTTGGTGGAAAACTCGCTGTACGAAGCCTTCGCCAAGCTCGGCATCCGCCCCGCCCGCGCGCTGCAGCGCCTGCGCGCGATCGCCTTCGACGCCGAACAGGCGCGGCTGATGAATCTGCCCGAAGGCGCGCCCGGCTTGTTCATCGAACGCCGCACCTTCCTCGACGACGGCCGCGTCGTCGAGTTCACCCGATCCTTCTACCGCGGCGACGCGTACGACTTCGTCGCCGAACTGCAGAGCGAAACCACCCCGTGA
- a CDS encoding sel1 repeat family protein, with the protein MSQSPSAPRKDAPQKPEIVANQAQTVTRTIADRRRYADTYSMLAQQAESGNAMAAFQLYEDVLRCSSIQARKESLEDLAAVSRDKVLEANVVRELAQDRAACAGLSKDQLASKEYWVTKAARLGHVGAQVAYFSVATEKFDTPQKVVANAEEFARIKSEALVHLTSAASRGDRTALFNLANTYQEGTLAKRDPVKAYAYMRALQQRGGVEASAKYLDLWGRELTAEQIRSAEAMSAGAVNRSSSR; encoded by the coding sequence ATGAGCCAGTCCCCAAGCGCTCCCAGGAAAGACGCTCCGCAAAAGCCTGAGATTGTTGCGAACCAAGCGCAAACCGTGACAAGGACTATTGCTGACAGGCGGCGTTATGCCGACACGTACTCGATGCTGGCGCAACAGGCAGAGTCCGGAAACGCGATGGCCGCTTTTCAGTTATACGAGGACGTCTTGCGATGTTCCTCGATTCAGGCGCGCAAGGAGTCCTTGGAAGATCTCGCTGCCGTATCCAGGGACAAAGTCCTGGAAGCGAACGTGGTTCGAGAACTGGCGCAAGATCGCGCGGCATGCGCCGGACTGAGCAAAGATCAGCTCGCATCGAAAGAATACTGGGTCACGAAGGCCGCGCGCTTGGGACATGTCGGTGCGCAAGTCGCCTATTTCTCTGTCGCCACGGAGAAATTCGATACACCGCAGAAGGTCGTCGCTAACGCCGAGGAATTCGCGCGGATCAAGTCCGAAGCATTGGTGCATTTGACATCAGCGGCCTCGCGGGGCGATCGCACGGCGCTGTTCAACCTTGCCAACACTTACCAGGAAGGGACCTTGGCCAAGCGCGATCCGGTAAAGGCGTATGCGTACATGCGTGCTTTGCAACAGCGTGGAGGTGTCGAAGCGTCGGCGAAGTATTTGGATCTGTGGGGCCGTGAGCTTACGGCCGAACAGATAAGGAGCGCGGAGGCCATGTCGGCTGGCGCAGTCAACAGGAGCAGCAGTAGATGA
- a CDS encoding hotdog fold thioesterase, with translation MNASDPTRPEAATPVAKSIFRSADTVDDLNRYSRNTSIEQLGIVFTQIGPDYVRGTMPVDARTHQPYGLLHGGASVLLAETLGSSAGNLCCPEGKICVGIEINANHVRGVRSGTVTGTARPIHIGGSTQVWDIRIEDEIGALVCISRLTLAVVPKL, from the coding sequence ATGAACGCATCCGACCCGACCCGCCCCGAGGCCGCGACGCCCGTCGCCAAGTCCATCTTCCGCAGCGCCGACACCGTCGATGACCTCAACCGGTATTCGCGCAACACCTCGATCGAACAACTCGGCATCGTCTTCACCCAGATCGGCCCGGACTATGTCCGCGGCACGATGCCGGTGGACGCCCGCACCCATCAGCCCTACGGCCTGCTGCACGGCGGCGCCTCGGTCCTGCTCGCCGAAACCCTGGGCAGCAGCGCCGGCAACCTGTGCTGCCCGGAGGGCAAGATCTGCGTCGGCATCGAGATCAACGCCAACCACGTCCGCGGCGTGCGCAGCGGCACGGTCACCGGCACGGCGCGGCCAATCCACATCGGCGGCAGCACCCAGGTCTGGGACATCCGCATCGAGGACGAAATCGGCGCGCTGGTGTGCATCTCGCGCCTGACCCTGGCCGTGGTACCCAAGCTGTGA
- the pgl gene encoding 6-phosphogluconolactonase translates to MKMQAERLKVIEPLPLPLHERLFDDGEQLAQALAKQVAADLRGALARHGEACIALSGGNTPKRFFDALSTQTLDWARVTVLPVDERWLPPEHPRSNERLLREHLFKNNAAVARLLPMYRPTPTPEMALMPVLTKIANEGLPLDVVVLGMGEDGHVASLFPDLGYDNPALREIGLQPRGRAPVMSVRTSAMPEPRMTLTLSAIFTAPAIYLHIEGESKRAVLEGAQRDPRSALPIRSVLSGAPVAPTLYWSP, encoded by the coding sequence ATGAAGATGCAGGCTGAGCGACTCAAAGTGATCGAACCCTTGCCGCTGCCGTTGCATGAGCGCCTGTTCGACGATGGCGAACAGCTCGCGCAGGCTTTGGCCAAACAGGTCGCGGCCGATCTGCGTGGCGCGCTGGCGCGGCATGGCGAGGCGTGCATCGCCTTGTCCGGCGGCAACACGCCCAAGCGTTTCTTCGACGCGCTGTCCACGCAGACGCTGGACTGGGCGCGGGTGACCGTGCTGCCGGTCGATGAGCGCTGGTTGCCGCCGGAGCATCCGCGTTCCAACGAGCGCCTGCTGCGCGAGCATCTGTTCAAGAACAACGCCGCCGTCGCCCGTCTGCTGCCGATGTACCGGCCGACGCCGACCCCGGAAATGGCGCTGATGCCGGTGCTGACCAAGATCGCCAACGAAGGCCTGCCGCTGGATGTGGTGGTGCTGGGCATGGGCGAGGACGGCCACGTGGCCTCGTTGTTCCCGGACCTGGGCTACGACAATCCGGCGCTGCGCGAGATCGGTCTGCAGCCGCGCGGCCGCGCGCCGGTGATGTCGGTGCGCACCTCGGCGATGCCCGAGCCGCGCATGACCCTGACCCTGAGCGCGATCTTCACCGCGCCGGCGATCTATCTGCACATCGAAGGCGAGAGCAAGCGCGCCGTGCTCGAAGGCGCGCAGCGCGATCCGCGCAGCGCGCTGCCGATCCGCTCGGTGCTCAGCGGCGCGCCGGTGGCGCCTACGCTTTATTGGAGCCCTTGA